The following DNA comes from Naumovozyma castellii chromosome 4, complete genome.
ggataatatattttgtaaatccATCATTGACGGGGCACAAATACGATCCAGAACCTCCATCAGTTGATTTATAACAGAAGGTAGAGAAAAGTACTGATCAATAGGAATGTGTATATCTCTTGTGGACAGATCCTTCGAGCTCCAGTTACTTTTCGATAATAATATGTTGCTTTTGTCGTAAACCGTCAGCCCACCGAATAGACAACTAAAGATTTCCGTTATGCACCTCATAGGTAAAGAATTTAGCAACCATTGGgcaaaattcaaatgtgGTGGTAAATGTGAAACACTATTAGaggaaatattttcttcttgtttatCCAGAGCATACAATGTAAGAATCGTGTTAACACATAGAGTTACGGAAAGTAGCCCATACTTTGCAATACCATTTTTAGTTCGAATAGAAATATCCTTAAATAAACACGTTTTAATGTGGTGCAGGTTTAATAGTAGTCCAAGAGTAGGAGATAGAAgtaaaatatcaaataaatcGATTTGCGATTTCATTCCCTTTGAATCTGTATAATTGGCCCTAATCGGGAAGTgaattttgataaattccTCCAGTAAAGCTATCAAAGCTCCTATATCAACGTTGTTGGTTTTCtcatataatttatttatgcAACGGCGACTTGTTATTATAAACGTATCCATACTGGTTTCCCTTCTCATTTCGACCTGATTCGTTTGTGTAGTGTCCCACAGATAACTGTCTGATATGAATAACGGTTTTCCCATATCGAAAGAAACTGAAATATCAGCAAACAGAGTAAACCTCCATatccatttcattattgCAGTATCTTTATCTGTTGCTAAATAATATACATCATTCAAACCCAAGTTTATGCAGCACCGGCATAACAAATCCACCAACTCGACAAGGTTTGAATGATTCCATTTACCACTTCTCTTGTGATAAACTTtagaaaaatattgtaaaaGAAGGAACTGAGCTCTTTCAACGTCACAAAATTCGGAAGATGAAGTGCCATAtaagataagaaaaaattgttcCATCGGTTCGGGAATTTGATGAGTGAATATTATATCTGAGAGTATCGAAAGAATAATAGCCACCTCAAAAATGGCTTTATTATCGGGAACAGATAATTTAGTTCCATGTCCTCCATGAATTTGTTCAGCTTCAGAATCCTCTCTAAaatacttttgaaaattctgGATAGTAACTGTAGGATCCAAGATAGGAAAAAAGTCATGAATGcctttaaaatatttatccaGACAAGCTCTTATGTCCTGCAAAGGAGGCAATGTCCTTGCTACTGATTCCAGAATGCAACCGTCTGTATCTCGATGATCGACCAAAGAATTGACattatataaatttatatttCTCTTGtgtttccatttttggACTTTCggtaatattttttcctgtattttaatatattcttttcgAAATGGAACTTTCTCAGCAGTTGAAGTCGTATTCCATGCTGTGACCCCAAATGTTATATTACTTCCAGcatcaatatctttcattCTATAATTTAGCAATGGGTTACCTAATACGTTAAATGTCTCATCCATTTTGAAAGGACTGAAGAAATTCCCTTTATCAACATACTGAATAATTGGTAAGGTAACTTTTTCTGCAGGACCAGGTATCACATTCATATTTTCATTCCCATCAATAATAGGAGACAATGAGCTAGTTTCTCTATCAGAAAAGTTTTCATCgacattattatcaaatactTCAGTATTAATAGTACTCTTTCCACTATCTGCAGCTTTTAAGTTTGAAACTTGGTCtgatattcttttattcaTCTCCTCTATCGTCTTTTCGAGCTCTTGTATCTTTGCTAAAAGTTCAATATTTGGCATTTTTCCATATAGTTGTTCTTGTGGGATTGGAATATTAAAAGTTTCGGTATAAATGCATGTAGGGTGCTTCCTCATGAGACATTGATTACATATTGGTTTATTCTTATCACATTTGAGTTTCCTTCCTCTACAGAAAGCACATGATTTGATAggttttcttcttctcttaaaTCCAATGTTTTGTGTAGAACTAGATCccataatttttcataaatCTTATGGCGATTGGTGTCTTTTACAGCAGTCCAATACCTTAACTGTTTGTTTAATTCATAACTGGCGTGAACTGAAATTTGGCACGTGAAGCtgaaactgaaaaaaaaaataagcGGAAAATTTATTCTGGTCAGCTCATCGCCTACTTTGCAGCTGAACATCTCTAAAAGAAACCTAcactttccaattttgcAAGTAGCATAGCCAGATAAAAGTATTAAAACCAACTTTCTCGTCCAAAAgcaaaaatgaaaattaaAACGATCAAAAGAAGTGCTGATGATTATGTTCCAGTTAAGAGTACTCAAGAATCACAACTTCCTCGTAACTTAAATCCTGAACTCCATCCATTCGAAAGGGCTCGTGAATATACAAAGGCATTAAATGCTACCAAAATGGAACGTATGTTTGCCAAGCCGTTTGTAGGACAATTAGGTTATGGGCACAGGGATGGGGTATATGTTATCGCAAAGAATtataaaaatttgaataaactTGCCACAGGTTCCGCCGATGGTGTGGTTAAATATTGGAATATGTCCACTCGTGAGGAACTGTGTTCATTTAAGGCTCATTATGGGTTGATTACAGGTCTTTGTGTTACACCAGAGCATCTTTCTaaacaaaagaatgaaaatttcatgTTATCCTGTAGTGACGATAAGACGGTTAAACTATGGTCGGTTAATAGTGAGGATTATGccaatttaaagaatgcTGAAGATATAAATACCGCAAGTGGTTTATTGAAGACATATTATAGTGATTTTGCCTTCCAAGGTATTGACCATCACAGATCCAAATCCAATTTCGTTACCGGTGGGGCAAAGATTCAGTTATGGGACAGCAATAGGTCAAAGCCATTAACTGATTTATCATGGGGTGctgataatatttcaactGTAAAGTTCAACCAAAATGAAACAGATATCTTGGCTAGTGCTGGTAGTGATAACTCACTAGTTCTTTATGATCTAAGGACGAACTCACCTACACAAAAGATTGTTCAAACAATGAGAACAAATGCCATATGTTGGAATCCAATGGAAGCTTTCAATTTTGTAGTTGCCAATGAAGATCACAATgcttattattatgataTGAGAAATATGTCCAGGGCTCTTAATGTATTCAAAGACCATGTCAGTGCTGTTATGGATGTCGATTTCTCACCTACAGGTGATGAAATTGTGACTGGTTCATACGATAAGACTATCAGAATATTTAATACTACGCATGGACATTCAAGAGAAATTTATCATACTAAGAGAATGCAACATGTCTTCCAAGTCAAATTCTCTATGGATGCGAAGTACATAGTTAGTGGGTCAGATGATGGTAACGTTAGACTTTGGAGAAGTAAGGCATGGGAGAGATCTAATGTCAAGACTactaaagaaaagaataagtTGGCATATGAtgagaaattaaaggaGAGATTTAAGCATATGCCAGAGATCAAGAGAATTAGCAGACATAGACATGTCCCAATGGTTGTCAAAAAGGCTCAGGAGATTAAGAACATTGAAATAAGCTCattgaagagaagagaAACAAATGAAAGACGTACTAATAAAGGAAAGGAATTCGTATCTGAAAGGAAAAAACAGATAGTGGGAACAGTTTTCCAGTATGATAATAGAGATGATAAAAGGAAGACTGGCTCTGATAAGTAATGAGTGACCTTTGTATTATATAATGTTTAAAAAGGGATTTAATCCACAATTCATATTTGTTGCGgttatttttatttactaTAGAAGTATATGCTGTGTTGTATAAAAGGGTTCTTGAAATCTTTTCTATCTAAGGAGAGCCGGCATCCAATAGTTAGAGatatcaaaaaattaaattattactattaatAAAAGGAAAGGAAAGGATAGgaatttatttcttctttttttaatatcatATTGTTACATCGAGAATTTTCCCCACATCTAACACAGAATCGTGGGAAAGGTCCTCCAATAACGGTATAATATCTAATAGTTCATTATCATGCGTGTCAGAAAACCAAGAAGATATTGGGATTGCATGTTGTGGATGGAACATATATGAAGCTGGTGAATTAtcaagaataataatatcagACAAAGGTCTACCTATTTGGGCCAGATTCTTAATATAATTTCCCTCGTAGTTATAACATGCCTCTCTGAAAAGTCTATGATGTACGGAGTTACTCTGGTCCAATATATTTAGTAATGGATCACCATACCTAGAGACACTTGCTGTAAATACAACAACTTCGTACAATTCGCCAactcttttcaaaaattcatcaacaCCAGGTCTCTTTATAACGTAAACATTATGTATCTGATCTTCGATCTCGACAGGTAAAACAAAGTCAGCGGTGCGGacatatttgaatgagGAGTGAACTAAAGTCTCATCTAGATCCAAGACTAAGCATTTCTTATTAGAAAATTCAGGTTTCCTTGGGGATAATAGGGTCTTAAAACCAGGGGCATGGTATTGATCTGGTTGTAATATTGTTAAATCTATTAGATCTTCATTGTCATCGCCAGgatatatttcattataattTGGAACAGTCTCATTCTGTTGATGTATGTCATTTTGAGTAGCATTGTCTATATCCATTGTCGAATTAGAGTAAGTACCATTTGAATTCTGATTTCCTTGGAGGTCTATTGGCACATTGTGGATCTCATACTGTGATGTCGCAATGGAACTATCGTCACTAGGCGATAGAAGGTTtgcattttcattttcatcaatttgtttCTCCTGTACAGtcaattcatctttttcatcatccGAATCGTCGATGTTTTCTATTAGATGTGgattattgttgttatctCCTCCTTTGTTGGTTTCCTCGATATGAGATCTTGAAGTATGATTAAGAATACCTGTTTCGGTCATTACCATGCGGGGTATTGGTTGTGTACTTTTAGTGTATTGAGGGTCAAATAATTTCGGATAAGATGGTGAGCTACGTTTATTATTAGTAGGTATCCAGTTGTTCTTATTTTGGTAACTTCTtgattgatgaagatgttttcttttttcgATTATTGTTGAGTTTATTGGATCGGATATGCAGCACAGACTTGAGGATGTTAATCCCATTTGAGGTTTAAAAGGGATTTAAAGAGGTGAACCAAAAAAATGACGGATATATTTATACGTCTCTTGTTTGGAGTTTACTTTAGAACTAGAAAGTGTCTAGATGTGTATTTTGTTATAACCAGGGTTCAATTAAGTTCCTCTGTGCACTCTATCAATGGTATAATTGGTAGGAGGGATTATTAAAAAGAGATTCCCGGAGGAATTCTAATTTTGAGAATATGAGCTGGGATGAAATGGAACAATGGGGTAATTGCTGCTCcttattgaatttgaatttaattccAAGCTCTCTTGCAGATTGATAAGGTATGTATTCCCCAAATACTTAGATAATCAGTTGTGTTATCCTCACTCCACTAGTTGATGGTATTACTCGACAGAAACAACTCAATGTAACGT
Coding sequences within:
- the PDR8 gene encoding Pdr8p (ancestral locus Anc_6.60) is translated as MGSSSTQNIGFKRRRKPIKSCAFCRGRKLKCDKNKPICNQCLMRKHPTCIYTETFNIPIPQEQLYGKMPNIELLAKIQELEKTIEEMNKRISDQVSNLKAADSGKSTINTEVFDNNVDENFSDRETSSLSPIIDGNENMNVIPGPAEKVTLPIIQYVDKGNFFSPFKMDETFNVLGNPLLNYRMKDIDAGSNITFGVTAWNTTSTAEKVPFRKEYIKIQEKILPKVQKWKHKRNINLYNVNSLVDHRDTDGCILESVARTLPPLQDIRACLDKYFKGIHDFFPILDPTVTIQNFQKYFREDSEAEQIHGGHGTKLSVPDNKAIFEVAIILSILSDIIFTHQIPEPMEQFFLILYGTSSSEFCDVERAQFLLLQYFSKVYHKRSGKWNHSNLVELVDLLCRCCINLGLNDVYYLATDKDTAIMKWIWRFTLFADISVSFDMGKPLFISDSYLWDTTQTNQVEMRRETSMDTFIITSRRCINKLYEKTNNVDIGALIALLEEFIKIHFPIRANYTDSKGMKSQIDLFDILLLSPTLGLLLNLHHIKTCLFKDISIRTKNGIAKYGLLSVTLCVNTILTLYALDKQEENISSNSVSHLPPHLNFAQWLLNSLPMRCITEIFSCLFGGLTVYDKSNILLSKSNWSSKDLSTRDIHIPIDQYFSLPSVINQLMEVLDRICAPSMMDLQNILSTSLSFYTLLEFQQIGRRLIEKSLASRMQTEEVWSKRGVNFKELSGKAFSNFTDEVWDTYELQTKDIWDNI
- the SOF1 gene encoding rRNA-processing protein SOF1 (ancestral locus Anc_5.201), producing MKIKTIKRSADDYVPVKSTQESQLPRNLNPELHPFERAREYTKALNATKMERMFAKPFVGQLGYGHRDGVYVIAKNYKNLNKLATGSADGVVKYWNMSTREELCSFKAHYGLITGLCVTPEHLSKQKNENFMLSCSDDKTVKLWSVNSEDYANLKNAEDINTASGLLKTYYSDFAFQGIDHHRSKSNFVTGGAKIQLWDSNRSKPLTDLSWGADNISTVKFNQNETDILASAGSDNSLVLYDLRTNSPTQKIVQTMRTNAICWNPMEAFNFVVANEDHNAYYYDMRNMSRALNVFKDHVSAVMDVDFSPTGDEIVTGSYDKTIRIFNTTHGHSREIYHTKRMQHVFQVKFSMDAKYIVSGSDDGNVRLWRSKAWERSNVKTTKEKNKLAYDEKLKERFKHMPEIKRISRHRHVPMVVKKAQEIKNIEISSLKRRETNERRTNKGKEFVSERKKQIVGTVFQYDNRDDKRKTGSDK
- the NCAS0D02740 gene encoding uncharacterized protein (ancestral locus Anc_5.202), encoding MGLTSSSLCCISDPINSTIIEKRKHLHQSRSYQNKNNWIPTNNKRSSPSYPKLFDPQYTKSTQPIPRMVMTETGILNHTSRSHIEETNKGGDNNNNPHLIENIDDSDDEKDELTVQEKQIDENENANLLSPSDDSSIATSQYEIHNVPIDLQGNQNSNGTYSNSTMDIDNATQNDIHQQNETVPNYNEIYPGDDNEDLIDLTILQPDQYHAPGFKTLLSPRKPEFSNKKCLVLDLDETLVHSSFKYVRTADFVLPVEIEDQIHNVYVIKRPGVDEFLKRVGELYEVVVFTASVSRYGDPLLNILDQSNSVHHRLFREACYNYEGNYIKNLAQIGRPLSDIIILDNSPASYMFHPQHAIPISSWFSDTHDNELLDIIPLLEDLSHDSVLDVGKILDVTI